Proteins from one Lacrimispora sphenoides genomic window:
- a CDS encoding sulfurtransferase yields the protein MKKRVLGVLLCLSIAVSLTAGCAAKTESKPAESEKKTEKEEKTDVNADPVDKKKVYVSPDWVKSVIEGNQEESSDYVILECAWGEEADNPAYTEGHIKGAYHMNTDYIESEEYWNIRTPEEIEKLMTDYGITKDTTVICYGADGINSADDRVAFTLLWAGVENVKCLDGGLEAWTKAGYGMEKGSNKPKATDKGFGTTVPAHPEYVISIDNVKEKLESDSNFKLVSIRSKAEFSGETSGYGYIDKAGEPKGAIWGHDTDDGSYNKADGTTVGIDVLEGYLKESGASLDDELAFYCGTGWRATIPFLICYENGYTNAELYDGGWYQWQMDDSLPVQVGDPESGKCEYTTVGNLSKDKAAK from the coding sequence ATGAAAAAAAGGGTACTGGGTGTATTGCTGTGTCTTTCCATAGCAGTATCACTGACAGCAGGATGTGCAGCAAAGACTGAAAGTAAACCTGCTGAAAGCGAAAAGAAGACGGAGAAGGAAGAAAAGACGGATGTAAACGCTGATCCGGTGGATAAAAAAAAGGTGTATGTATCACCGGACTGGGTGAAGAGCGTAATTGAAGGGAATCAGGAAGAGTCATCTGATTATGTGATTCTGGAATGTGCATGGGGAGAGGAAGCAGATAACCCTGCATATACAGAAGGACATATCAAGGGTGCCTATCATATGAACACGGATTATATAGAATCAGAAGAATATTGGAACATCCGCACACCGGAGGAAATAGAAAAGCTGATGACTGATTACGGTATTACAAAAGATACGACTGTAATATGCTATGGAGCGGATGGGATAAATTCTGCAGATGACAGAGTCGCATTTACTCTGCTATGGGCAGGAGTAGAAAATGTAAAATGTTTAGATGGCGGGCTTGAGGCCTGGACAAAAGCCGGTTACGGCATGGAAAAAGGCAGCAATAAGCCGAAGGCAACAGACAAGGGATTTGGAACAACAGTTCCTGCCCATCCGGAATATGTTATTTCCATTGATAACGTAAAAGAAAAGCTTGAAAGTGACAGCAATTTCAAATTAGTGAGTATCAGGAGCAAGGCGGAATTCTCTGGAGAAACCAGCGGATACGGATATATCGATAAAGCAGGAGAACCCAAAGGCGCGATTTGGGGACATGATACGGACGATGGTTCTTATAATAAGGCAGATGGAACGACAGTCGGTATAGATGTGCTGGAAGGATATTTAAAAGAATCCGGAGCCTCTCTTGATGATGAACTGGCATTTTACTGCGGAACGGGCTGGAGAGCCACAATCCCATTTTTGATCTGCTACGAAAACGGCTATACTAACGCAGAGCTTTATGACGGAGGCTGGTATCAGTGGCAGATGGATGACAGCTTACCGGTGCAGGTGGGAGATCCTGAAAGCGGTAAATGTGAATATACCACGGTAGGAAATCTTTCCAAGGACAAAGCAGCAAAATAA
- a CDS encoding aminoglycoside phosphotransferase family protein, translated as MDQIQGLREYIRWKGYRERLRLLEEVTEEYRMLAQGEYNRNYLFLHPVTGKKLILRVNFGSQMHLEDQIGYEFRALELLKDSGRTPRPLYVDGTKEKLPFGVMVMEYLPGHALDYEKELLYAADCLADIHSIDLGRETPLVAPDNPLKAILEECEEMFRTYEGSALGDEGKKRKIRRMLDRGWGRAASLPKPAYRCCINTELNSTNFLINGEGKGNYLIDWEKPIYGDPAQDLGHFLAPTTTFWKTDVILESEQMEKFTDAYIKKAAGRFNIDGLKERTWAYIPITCLRGITWCAMAWVEYKQPDKEIINESTARKLEAYLSYGFLDKIAGFVG; from the coding sequence ATGGATCAGATACAGGGATTAAGAGAATACATCAGATGGAAGGGATACCGGGAAAGGCTGAGGCTTTTGGAAGAGGTTACAGAAGAATACCGGATGCTGGCTCAGGGTGAGTATAACAGAAACTACCTGTTTCTTCACCCGGTGACAGGGAAGAAGCTTATTCTGAGGGTGAATTTTGGAAGCCAGATGCATCTTGAAGATCAGATTGGGTATGAGTTCCGTGCATTGGAGCTGTTAAAGGATTCGGGACGCACGCCAAGACCCTTATATGTGGATGGGACTAAGGAGAAGCTTCCCTTTGGAGTAATGGTAATGGAGTATCTTCCCGGACATGCATTGGATTACGAAAAGGAACTGCTTTATGCAGCAGACTGCCTGGCGGATATACACAGCATTGATCTTGGGAGGGAGACGCCGCTGGTGGCGCCGGACAATCCTTTAAAAGCAATTTTGGAAGAATGCGAGGAGATGTTCCGGACGTATGAAGGGTCTGCTCTTGGAGACGAAGGAAAGAAAAGAAAAATACGCAGGATGCTGGACAGAGGCTGGGGAAGGGCAGCCAGCCTGCCAAAGCCAGCCTACCGGTGCTGCATTAACACGGAGCTGAATTCTACGAATTTTCTTATTAACGGAGAAGGAAAAGGGAATTACTTAATTGACTGGGAAAAGCCGATCTACGGTGATCCGGCACAGGACCTTGGGCACTTTCTTGCACCTACCACAACCTTCTGGAAGACAGATGTGATTCTGGAAAGTGAACAGATGGAGAAGTTTACAGATGCGTATATCAAAAAGGCAGCAGGGAGATTTAATATTGACGGCCTGAAAGAACGGACATGGGCATATATTCCCATTACGTGCCTGCGGGGTATCACCTGGTGTGCAATGGCCTGGGTGGAATATAAGCAGCCGGACAAAGAAATAATCAATGAGTCAACAGCCCGTAAACTGGAGGCGTATTTAAGCTATGGATTCCTGGATAAAATAGCAGGATTTGTTGGCTGA
- a CDS encoding LysM peptidoglycan-binding domain-containing protein produces MIIHVVQPGDTIFTISEYYKIPIDRLILENGIINPDNLAIGQTIVIVQPETVYTVQEGDTLESIAEKHGVSTMELLRNNPYLSDREYLYSGETIVIKYQTDKSKTIATSGYIFSYIDKSVLIKTLPFLTYLTIFNYRATSLGEIIATADDTELIQLAKSYGVAPMLFVSTISGEGIASREVNYEILNNPTIQDSLINNALQIVKSKGYYGINIYVEDITLDNINNIAEYLKKASAIFHSEGVRIVITTTPITNSETPYASFEKLDYSKFAEYVDGIIFSSYDWARSYSYPSSIFPVDFLRGLLDYAVSIIPSELIFLGITTLGYDWTLPYVPGATEATVITNENAVLIAAENNIPIQFNEAAQSPYFYYIDSSGIMHVIWFKDARSFDARAALAGEYNLQGLSLWTVMRFDAQMWLIINNQYYIERRLGIS; encoded by the coding sequence ATGATCATACACGTTGTCCAACCTGGTGATACCATCTTTACAATTTCAGAGTATTACAAAATCCCTATTGACAGATTAATATTGGAAAACGGAATTATTAACCCAGACAATTTAGCAATAGGCCAAACGATTGTGATTGTTCAACCTGAAACAGTTTATACCGTCCAGGAAGGTGATACTTTAGAAAGTATTGCAGAGAAGCACGGTGTTTCAACAATGGAATTATTAAGAAACAATCCCTATCTCTCCGATAGAGAATATTTATACTCCGGTGAAACGATTGTTATAAAATATCAAACGGATAAATCAAAAACAATTGCCACCAGTGGTTATATCTTTTCCTATATAGATAAATCTGTTTTAATAAAAACACTTCCTTTTTTAACGTATTTGACTATTTTCAATTATAGAGCTACAAGTTTAGGAGAGATTATCGCAACTGCTGACGACACAGAACTTATCCAGCTGGCTAAATCATATGGTGTTGCGCCCATGTTGTTTGTTTCCACGATTTCGGGAGAGGGAATAGCCAGCCGTGAAGTGAACTATGAAATTTTAAATAATCCTACTATACAGGATAGCCTTATTAATAATGCTCTTCAAATAGTAAAATCAAAAGGTTATTATGGTATAAACATATATGTCGAAGACATCACCTTAGACAATATAAATAATATTGCAGAATATTTGAAAAAAGCATCAGCGATATTTCATTCAGAAGGTGTCAGGATCGTGATTACCACAACACCGATTACGAATAGTGAAACCCCATATGCCAGTTTTGAAAAATTAGACTATTCAAAATTTGCTGAATATGTGGATGGAATTATATTTTCATCTTATGACTGGGCAAGGTCTTACAGCTATCCAAGCTCAATCTTTCCGGTTGATTTTTTGAGAGGCTTGTTAGATTATGCGGTTAGTATTATTCCATCTGAATTAATTTTTCTAGGTATCACCACACTTGGTTATGATTGGACACTCCCCTATGTTCCCGGTGCCACAGAAGCCACTGTAATAACCAATGAAAATGCAGTACTAATTGCAGCGGAAAATAATATACCAATACAATTTAATGAAGCGGCGCAATCACCTTATTTCTATTATATCGACAGTAGTGGAATTATGCATGTAATATGGTTTAAAGATGCAAGAAGCTTTGATGCACGGGCAGCGCTGGCAGGAGAATATAACCTCCAGGGTTTATCTCTTTGGACTGTTATGAGATTCGATGCCCAAATGTGGCTTATTATTAATAATCAATATTATATAGAAAGACGTTTAGGAATTAGTTAA
- a CDS encoding TIGR04283 family arsenosugar biosynthesis glycosyltransferase produces the protein MRRAIIIFTRVPIPGSTKTRMMPQLSPRQCAKLHICFLKDIKKECEKCKASIFVCYTPDEDKQKRDLKEVMGKQRGYFPQRGEHLGERMYRAFEEVFAMGYEECILIGTDVPELRSDDLKRAFEVLKARDVVFGKTYDGGYYLVGMKKARREVFGLDRYGHGAVLKETIKALSQAGITVGYTKMLWDMDTPSDLKQYRKRMRVKKELKQTETGRYAAGITPVSIIIPIYNEEKRIVMFQEQLKELQGKCEILFVDGGSTDRTLELIDPGYTVLHSEKGRGRQMNAGAKVSCGDILFFLHCDSELPPKPLAEIRRVMRDHQAGCFGIAFHSHNFFMFTCRVISNHRVKDRKVMFGDQGIFVDRELFFEAGMFPEIPIMEDYQFSLILKKKRVKLGIAGRRIYTSDRRFPKGTVPKLRLMWKMNRLRKMYRDGVSIEKISDMYRDIR, from the coding sequence ATGAGACGGGCAATTATCATATTTACAAGGGTACCAATACCGGGAAGTACGAAGACCAGGATGATGCCCCAGCTTAGTCCACGGCAATGTGCAAAGCTTCATATCTGTTTTTTGAAAGACATAAAAAAGGAATGTGAAAAGTGTAAGGCAAGTATTTTTGTCTGTTATACCCCGGATGAAGATAAACAAAAAAGGGATCTAAAGGAAGTAATGGGAAAGCAAAGAGGGTACTTTCCACAACGGGGGGAACATCTGGGAGAACGGATGTACCGTGCATTTGAAGAAGTATTTGCTATGGGGTATGAGGAATGCATTCTGATTGGAACCGATGTGCCGGAGCTTCGGTCCGATGATCTTAAGCGGGCATTTGAAGTGCTTAAGGCCCGGGATGTGGTGTTCGGGAAAACCTATGACGGAGGATATTATCTCGTAGGGATGAAGAAAGCCCGGCGGGAGGTCTTTGGCCTTGACCGGTATGGGCATGGAGCAGTTTTAAAGGAAACCATAAAGGCACTTTCCCAGGCCGGTATTACGGTGGGCTATACGAAGATGCTTTGGGATATGGACACCCCATCGGATTTAAAACAGTACCGGAAACGGATGCGTGTCAAGAAAGAGCTGAAACAGACGGAAACCGGGCGGTATGCGGCTGGAATCACTCCGGTCTCTATCATTATCCCCATATATAATGAAGAAAAGAGAATTGTAATGTTTCAGGAGCAGTTAAAGGAACTGCAGGGAAAATGTGAAATATTATTCGTGGATGGGGGAAGCACAGACCGCACACTGGAATTAATAGATCCCGGATATACCGTGCTGCATAGTGAAAAAGGCAGGGGAAGGCAGATGAACGCAGGAGCGAAAGTAAGCTGCGGAGATATACTGTTTTTCCTCCATTGTGACAGTGAGCTTCCGCCAAAGCCACTGGCGGAAATCAGGCGGGTGATGCGGGATCATCAGGCAGGCTGTTTTGGGATAGCATTTCACTCTCATAACTTTTTCATGTTTACATGCAGGGTGATTTCCAACCACAGAGTTAAGGACCGGAAGGTCATGTTTGGAGATCAGGGAATTTTTGTGGACCGGGAGTTATTCTTTGAAGCTGGAATGTTTCCCGAGATTCCGATCATGGAAGACTACCAGTTCTCACTGATATTAAAGAAAAAACGGGTGAAGCTTGGGATTGCAGGGAGAAGAATTTATACATCGGACAGGCGTTTTCCAAAAGGGACCGTACCAAAGCTTAGGCTCATGTGGAAAATGAACCGGCTCCGAAAAATGTACCGGGACGGAGTTTCCATAGAAAAAATCTCGGATATGTACCGGGACATCAGATAG
- a CDS encoding TVP38/TMEM64 family protein encodes MVKKSKWIKKFVLMLGIGAGIAGYYGIPSVKETINQVFKMFASGDFGVMKDFIASWGAYAAVISFGLMIFQSIAAPLPAFLITFANANLFGWWQGAILSWTSAMAGAALCFYIARVLGRDAAEKFTSKAGLKQVDAFFEKYGKSTVLVCRLLPFVSFDLVSYGAGLTSMPFGSFFLATGVGQLPATIVYSYVGGMLSGGAKLFVTGLMILFALSAFIVMARKIYVEKQKQKGEK; translated from the coding sequence ATGGTTAAAAAAAGTAAATGGATTAAGAAATTCGTGTTGATGTTAGGAATTGGGGCTGGGATAGCAGGTTATTATGGGATTCCATCGGTAAAAGAAACCATAAATCAGGTATTTAAAATGTTTGCCAGCGGCGATTTTGGAGTGATGAAAGATTTTATCGCATCCTGGGGGGCGTATGCAGCTGTAATATCCTTTGGGCTTATGATATTTCAGTCAATAGCGGCTCCTCTGCCAGCCTTTCTCATTACCTTTGCAAATGCCAATCTGTTTGGTTGGTGGCAGGGAGCGATCCTCTCGTGGACAAGTGCCATGGCGGGAGCAGCGCTATGCTTTTATATTGCAAGAGTTCTGGGAAGAGATGCGGCAGAAAAGTTTACAAGCAAGGCCGGATTAAAGCAGGTGGATGCGTTCTTTGAAAAGTATGGAAAAAGTACGGTTCTGGTCTGTCGTCTTTTGCCCTTTGTATCCTTTGACCTTGTAAGCTATGGGGCAGGACTTACTTCCATGCCATTTGGCTCCTTCTTTCTTGCAACCGGAGTCGGTCAGCTTCCGGCGACCATTGTATATTCCTATGTGGGAGGAATGCTGTCAGGCGGCGCAAAATTATTTGTAACAGGGCTTATGATCTTGTTTGCATTGTCGGCGTTCATTGTAATGGCAAGAAAAATATACGTGGAAAAACAAAAGCAAAAGGGAGAGAAGTAA
- a CDS encoding C-GCAxxG-C-C family protein, whose amino-acid sequence MGICERQHITFEEIQELFLQGIDCSQVVAGAFSEELETDKKLLRKVSACFGGGMQCGETCGAVTGALMVLGIKYGHSEEGDTGQKQVMMQKTGEFKRLFGERYPSCICTDLLGNDISRKEELAKVMEKGLLLQFCPKVVEDTIEILGKIL is encoded by the coding sequence ATGGGTATTTGTGAAAGACAGCATATCACCTTTGAAGAAATCCAGGAATTATTCCTCCAGGGAATTGACTGTTCTCAGGTAGTTGCAGGGGCGTTTTCGGAAGAATTGGAAACGGATAAGAAACTGCTCAGGAAGGTTTCTGCCTGCTTTGGGGGAGGTATGCAGTGCGGGGAAACATGCGGAGCTGTTACGGGTGCTTTGATGGTGCTTGGAATAAAGTATGGACACAGTGAAGAGGGAGATACCGGGCAGAAGCAGGTAATGATGCAGAAAACCGGGGAATTTAAGAGGCTGTTCGGGGAGAGATATCCTTCCTGCATCTGCACTGATCTGCTGGGGAATGATATTTCCAGGAAGGAAGAACTGGCAAAGGTGATGGAGAAGGGGCTGCTTCTTCAGTTCTGCCCCAAGGTTGTGGAAGATACAATAGAAATTTTAGGAAAGATATTATAA
- a CDS encoding (Fe-S)-binding protein encodes MEDKPRIMDPDVCVHCHICRQHCLFLEKYNIDIGDKEKLEELSYHCFLCGRCSEVCPKGIDGREVVLGMRKEQVRRNDGQLREKGYGMLVREKQNYLFQNYGLGAKKSVLFPGCNFPAYYPKTTRYLMELFRERAGAGTVFDCCGKPIAELGMEKQEEEIIGRVERKLRENGVEEVITLCPNCYAYLKPRLNVNVVSIYEKLRELGIGKMIEGRLTIFPPCPDRENQELLGFIRAFLKEEPDLISHVQCCGLGGCAGSKEKDLARQMVCSIGQENEKTIYTYCASCSGNFVRKGYRDTKHILLEILERNEEPDTGRSVVNRIITKYRREKNNG; translated from the coding sequence ATGGAAGATAAGCCGAGAATCATGGATCCGGATGTATGCGTTCATTGCCATATCTGCCGGCAGCACTGTCTCTTTCTGGAGAAATATAACATAGATATCGGTGATAAAGAAAAGCTGGAGGAGCTTTCTTATCACTGCTTTTTATGCGGCAGGTGTTCTGAAGTCTGTCCCAAGGGAATTGACGGAAGAGAAGTAGTTTTAGGGATGCGAAAGGAGCAGGTTCGGAGAAATGATGGGCAGCTTCGTGAAAAAGGCTACGGAATGCTTGTAAGGGAAAAACAGAACTATTTATTTCAGAACTACGGTCTTGGGGCGAAAAAGAGCGTCCTTTTTCCAGGCTGCAATTTCCCGGCCTATTATCCCAAGACGACCAGATACCTGATGGAACTGTTTCGGGAAAGAGCAGGAGCAGGGACAGTATTTGACTGCTGCGGAAAGCCCATTGCAGAACTTGGAATGGAGAAGCAGGAAGAAGAGATTATAGGAAGAGTCGAGAGAAAGCTAAGAGAAAACGGCGTGGAGGAAGTGATTACCCTCTGTCCAAACTGCTACGCTTATTTAAAACCCCGCCTGAACGTAAACGTAGTGAGTATATATGAAAAACTTCGGGAGCTTGGAATTGGGAAGATGATTGAGGGAAGGCTCACCATATTTCCGCCTTGCCCGGACAGGGAAAATCAGGAGCTTTTGGGTTTCATACGTGCGTTCTTAAAGGAGGAGCCGGATCTGATCTCTCATGTGCAGTGCTGCGGGCTTGGAGGCTGCGCCGGGAGCAAAGAAAAGGATCTGGCAAGACAGATGGTTTGCAGCATCGGACAGGAGAATGAGAAGACCATTTATACTTACTGCGCTTCCTGTTCGGGGAATTTTGTAAGAAAAGGATACAGGGATACAAAGCATATTCTTTTAGAAATATTAGAGAGAAACGAGGAGCCGGACACAGGCAGGTCTGTGGTAAACCGAATCATAACGAAATACCGGAGAGAGAAAAATAATGGTTAA
- a CDS encoding rhodanese-like domain-containing protein, whose amino-acid sequence MKKKFLSAVLVSAMTVSMIAGCSSGNGAEKKETTAVESIAAESTLGAEGKAAAESTSSAENKGKEEYQFVSAGDAVKAAADGKTHVLDVREWSNYGAGRVANSEWCPIFPLEDESLTDQMKAYAEENLKDGEKIYIICNSGQRGAQKSTEVLEKAGIDAGLIYTVEGGAKALAKEKGALTTNRAEEGIDWQYAKAADVIAKKDAQIVDVRDDDTYAGGHLENSLQVNLKDYESADAQTAMYELAAEKLNKDEPVYFLCYSGNKCAKTAISVLKDAGFNEKNLFIIENGAKDGDVQAAFIK is encoded by the coding sequence ATGAAAAAGAAGTTTTTATCAGCTGTTTTAGTGTCAGCAATGACGGTATCCATGATTGCGGGATGCAGCTCTGGAAATGGAGCAGAGAAGAAAGAAACAACGGCAGTGGAAAGTATAGCTGCAGAAAGCACTTTGGGAGCAGAAGGTAAAGCGGCAGCGGAAAGTACATCATCAGCAGAAAACAAAGGGAAAGAAGAATACCAGTTTGTATCTGCCGGGGATGCAGTAAAAGCGGCGGCTGACGGAAAAACACATGTCCTTGATGTAAGGGAGTGGTCTAATTACGGAGCAGGAAGAGTTGCCAATTCGGAATGGTGTCCTATTTTCCCGCTGGAAGACGAATCCCTGACAGATCAGATGAAAGCATATGCGGAAGAAAATTTAAAGGACGGAGAGAAAATCTATATTATCTGCAACAGCGGGCAAAGAGGAGCCCAGAAGTCAACAGAGGTGTTAGAAAAAGCCGGAATCGATGCAGGTCTTATCTATACAGTTGAAGGGGGAGCAAAAGCCCTGGCAAAAGAAAAAGGTGCGCTGACAACAAACCGTGCGGAAGAAGGTATAGACTGGCAGTATGCAAAAGCAGCAGATGTGATTGCAAAGAAAGATGCTCAGATCGTGGATGTACGTGATGATGATACATATGCAGGAGGCCATTTGGAAAATTCTCTTCAGGTTAATTTAAAAGATTATGAAAGTGCAGATGCACAGACCGCAATGTATGAACTGGCGGCAGAGAAGCTTAATAAAGATGAGCCGGTATATTTCTTATGCTACAGCGGAAATAAATGTGCAAAGACAGCGATTTCCGTATTAAAGGATGCCGGCTTTAATGAAAAGAATCTGTTTATCATTGAAAACGGGGCAAAAGATGGTGACGTTCAGGCAGCATTTATAAAGTAA
- a CDS encoding (2Fe-2S)-binding protein, producing the protein MDNQEIIDKLTKVCICKGVSKQTIKKAISEGADTVEKVWSMTNTGNGSCKGKRCGEKIQHILDNWEEEK; encoded by the coding sequence ATGGACAATCAGGAAATTATTGATAAATTAACGAAGGTATGTATCTGCAAAGGAGTTTCTAAACAAACAATAAAAAAGGCAATTTCAGAAGGTGCAGATACCGTTGAAAAAGTATGGAGTATGACGAATACTGGCAATGGCAGCTGTAAAGGAAAACGCTGCGGAGAAAAAATTCAGCATATTTTGGATAATTGGGAAGAAGAAAAGTAA
- a CDS encoding ABC transporter substrate-binding protein — translation MTACGNNEGPKEEKKTALETEEMSFDRMKEEAKGTTVTFYGWGGDEKLNEWLDNTFATVMKEKYDITMERVPMDIDQVLSQLSGEIQAGEKDGSIDMIWINGENFRSAKENNMLYGPFVDKLPNFQDYADATSEDVTLDFAYPIEGFEAPYGKAQIVMIADTAVTPDMPKSAEDFKEFVRKYPGKVTYPALPDFTGSAFVRNVIYEICGYQQFLDMKGDKETVKAAVESAMVYLRELNPYLWNEGKTFPDSSTTLDNMFSDGEVVLNMTYDAYGTAVKIADGAYTQTTQSFQFEKGTIGNTNFMAIAANSGNKAGAMVAINEMLSPEIQADRYDTLKVIPVLDNSKLSKEQKASFDEVELGKGTIPQDELLSKRLPEMPAELVPIIEEIWTEEVAGK, via the coding sequence ATGACAGCCTGCGGGAACAATGAAGGACCAAAAGAAGAGAAAAAAACGGCTTTAGAAACAGAAGAGATGTCCTTCGACAGAATGAAGGAGGAAGCAAAGGGCACTACCGTAACATTTTATGGATGGGGCGGGGATGAGAAGCTCAATGAATGGCTGGACAATACCTTCGCAACGGTAATGAAGGAAAAGTATGACATTACCATGGAACGTGTCCCAATGGATATTGATCAGGTGTTAAGCCAGTTGTCAGGAGAAATCCAGGCGGGCGAAAAGGACGGAAGCATTGACATGATCTGGATCAATGGAGAAAACTTCCGTTCTGCAAAAGAAAACAATATGCTCTACGGGCCTTTCGTGGATAAACTTCCCAATTTTCAGGATTATGCGGATGCAACGTCCGAAGATGTAACGCTTGATTTTGCGTACCCCATTGAGGGATTTGAAGCTCCTTATGGAAAAGCGCAGATCGTGATGATTGCGGATACGGCTGTAACTCCGGACATGCCCAAAAGCGCTGAAGACTTTAAGGAGTTTGTCCGGAAGTATCCGGGAAAGGTGACTTATCCGGCGCTACCGGATTTTACAGGAAGTGCGTTTGTCAGAAATGTGATCTATGAGATCTGTGGATACCAACAGTTTTTGGATATGAAAGGGGATAAGGAAACGGTAAAAGCTGCTGTGGAATCAGCTATGGTATATTTAAGGGAGCTGAATCCGTACTTATGGAATGAAGGAAAAACCTTCCCGGATTCCTCAACGACCCTGGACAATATGTTTTCAGATGGAGAGGTTGTGCTAAACATGACCTATGATGCCTACGGAACTGCTGTTAAGATAGCGGACGGGGCATATACGCAGACAACACAGTCGTTCCAGTTTGAGAAGGGGACCATCGGAAATACCAACTTTATGGCCATTGCGGCAAATTCCGGGAATAAGGCAGGAGCAATGGTGGCAATCAATGAAATGCTGTCTCCGGAAATTCAGGCTGACCGTTATGATACATTGAAGGTCATACCGGTTCTTGATAATTCAAAGCTTTCAAAGGAACAGAAAGCATCATTTGATGAGGTAGAGCTTGGAAAGGGAACGATTCCCCAGGATGAGCTGTTATCAAAACGTCTTCCGGAAATGCCGGCTGAGCTGGTTCCCATTATTGAAGAAATATGGACAGAAGAAGTGGCAGGAAAATAA
- a CDS encoding TVP38/TMEM64 family protein, with the protein MNNKKVWVFAGIIVMILCFNHVFGWSSYISNMDNLAFLKQAVEDNLPYAIAIYMLLTIAGCAFLALPGVTFAIFAGLLFGPVLGTVCCSAATTIGAVLAFVAGRFFLKDIVRPMVVKNKYLNKWLFDNSGKNQLFVLIITRLVPVFPYNLQNFAYGITDIKFSTYMIGSLVFMLPGTAMYTVGTAGLANKENRMLYMGIAAVLAIGVLGMGVFLKRRYIQEEQDGR; encoded by the coding sequence ATGAATAATAAAAAAGTGTGGGTATTTGCAGGAATCATCGTTATGATTCTTTGTTTTAATCATGTATTTGGGTGGTCTTCCTATATCAGTAATATGGATAATCTGGCTTTTCTAAAGCAGGCGGTAGAGGATAATCTCCCCTATGCCATTGCAATCTATATGCTGCTCACCATTGCAGGCTGTGCCTTTCTTGCCCTTCCAGGTGTCACATTTGCAATATTTGCCGGTCTGTTATTTGGCCCCGTTCTGGGTACGGTATGTTGTTCTGCAGCTACCACAATCGGGGCGGTTCTTGCATTTGTGGCAGGCAGGTTCTTTTTAAAAGACATAGTCAGACCAATGGTGGTAAAGAATAAATATCTGAATAAATGGTTGTTTGACAATTCTGGAAAAAACCAGTTGTTTGTCCTCATCATTACAAGGCTTGTGCCGGTATTTCCCTATAACCTCCAAAACTTTGCCTACGGCATTACAGATATTAAATTCAGCACTTACATGATCGGTTCTCTGGTTTTCATGCTTCCTGGTACCGCGATGTACACGGTTGGAACGGCCGGGCTTGCGAACAAAGAAAACCGGATGCTGTATATGGGGATCGCGGCGGTATTGGCAATTGGGGTGCTGGGAATGGGGGTATTCTTAAAGAGGAGATACATACAGGAGGAGCAAGATGGAAGATAA